A window of the Mesorhizobium opportunistum WSM2075 genome harbors these coding sequences:
- the srlE gene encoding PTS glucitol/sorbitol transporter subunit IIB, with protein sequence MAKTYKAVRISRGNTGWGGPLVIEPTAQRDKVVSVTGGGIHPVAQLIADMTGATAVDGFKAPPVEGEMAVVVVDCGGTARCGVYPRKRIPTVNLTPVGQAGPLAQFITEDIYVSGVKPANVTMADGSETVTTAGGAASMGSSNSNAAAAPQPLPSEGGLIGLISSIGRVMGRVVGIFFNSGRRTIDQVVRNVLPFMAFVTMLIGLILYTGIGDVLAQPMGPLANNIVGLLIISAICGLPFLSPILGPGAVIAQVIGVAIIGPQIANGTISPAMALPALFAYNTQVGCDFVPVGLALGEAKPKTIEIGVPAVLISRQIMGPVSVLIAWVVSLIVF encoded by the coding sequence ATGGCCAAGACATACAAAGCCGTACGCATCTCCAGGGGCAACACAGGCTGGGGCGGCCCGCTCGTCATCGAGCCGACAGCGCAGCGCGACAAGGTCGTCTCCGTCACCGGCGGCGGCATTCATCCCGTGGCCCAACTTATCGCCGACATGACCGGCGCCACGGCTGTCGACGGCTTCAAGGCGCCGCCTGTCGAAGGCGAGATGGCGGTCGTCGTCGTCGATTGCGGCGGTACCGCCCGCTGCGGCGTCTACCCGCGCAAGCGCATCCCGACCGTCAACCTGACGCCGGTCGGCCAGGCTGGGCCGCTCGCCCAGTTCATCACGGAAGACATCTACGTTTCGGGCGTGAAGCCGGCCAACGTCACAATGGCGGACGGATCCGAAACGGTCACCACTGCGGGGGGAGCAGCATCGATGGGTTCAAGCAATAGCAATGCAGCCGCGGCACCACAGCCGCTGCCGAGCGAAGGCGGGCTTATCGGCCTGATCAGCTCGATCGGCCGCGTCATGGGTCGTGTGGTCGGCATCTTCTTCAATTCCGGCCGCCGCACCATCGACCAGGTCGTGCGCAACGTGCTGCCGTTCATGGCCTTCGTGACCATGCTCATCGGCCTGATCCTGTACACCGGCATCGGCGACGTGCTGGCCCAGCCGATGGGACCGCTGGCCAACAACATCGTCGGCCTGCTGATCATCTCGGCGATCTGCGGCCTGCCGTTCCTGTCGCCCATCCTCGGGCCAGGCGCGGTCATCGCGCAGGTCATCGGCGTCGCCATCATCGGTCCGCAGATCGCCAACGGCACGATTTCGCCGGCGATGGCCCTGCCGGCGCTGTTTGCCTACAACACCCAGGTCGGCTGCGACTTCGTTCCGGTCGGCCTGGCGCTGGGCGAAGCCAAGCCGAAGACGATCGAAATCGGTGTGCCGGCGGTGCTCATCAGCCGCCAGATCATGGGTCCGGTCTCGGTGCTGATCGCCTGGGTCGTCAGCCTGATCGTGTTCTAA
- the ptsP gene encoding phosphoenolpyruvate--protein phosphotransferase codes for MERSTIVRVHEGLHARPATRFVKLAKGFESDVELVKDGKAVSAKSSVKLMLLAVKENQEVTVRANGADAIEAIEALIGYLENPKAGLDDEEPQTPANDAWREGEPVPAPHSAPAVSSEARGLRGVAASEGVAIGPAFAHFPPDIAGQGRLLQADEIAGEIDRFRAAIAAVQARMDRALAQDSLSAGDRGIVAALRDIAADDSLTGEAEKAIRGGNDAVSAVITAASTIAADFSAVDDHYLNARADDVHAVGRQICLVLLGQDDVSLENIPEGAILIADDIGAWDLARAPLKRIGGVVCGHGGATSHIAIIARSHGIPAVLGLGNQINALRAAQEVALDGNSGQVIVDPDAAVRANFAGRVEAAAKERAGLSVFKTVTPKRADGKVIEVAANIGSLEEIEAAQEAGAMGVGLFRTELLFMRHMHLPSEDMQAETYAALAKAFAPYPVIVRTLDIGGDKPIAGIEFPDEENPFLGWRGIRMCLDRPDIFKRQLRALLRAAVHGNIKVMLPMVSDISEVTRTRALVDECAAELKAEGVPYATFDLGVMIETPAAVLIAPALAKEVAFFSIGTNDLTQYIMAADRLNPTVAKLNDVTNPAVMSAIELTAKAGVAAGIMVGMCGEAAGRPDLIPTFVEMGLTELSMSPASIQRAKKTITAMAGD; via the coding sequence ATGGAACGCTCGACCATCGTCAGAGTGCATGAAGGTCTGCACGCCCGTCCCGCCACGCGGTTCGTCAAGCTCGCCAAGGGCTTCGAATCCGATGTCGAGCTGGTCAAAGACGGCAAGGCGGTCAGCGCCAAGAGTTCCGTCAAGCTGATGCTGCTGGCGGTCAAGGAAAACCAGGAAGTCACGGTGCGGGCGAACGGCGCCGACGCCATCGAGGCCATCGAGGCGCTGATCGGCTATCTGGAAAACCCCAAGGCCGGTCTCGACGATGAAGAACCGCAGACCCCAGCGAATGATGCCTGGCGCGAAGGCGAGCCAGTGCCAGCGCCTCATTCCGCGCCGGCGGTATCAAGCGAAGCCAGGGGTCTGCGCGGTGTCGCCGCAAGCGAAGGCGTCGCCATCGGTCCGGCCTTCGCACATTTCCCGCCTGACATTGCCGGGCAGGGCCGCCTGTTGCAGGCCGATGAGATCGCCGGCGAGATCGACAGGTTTCGCGCCGCCATTGCCGCGGTCCAGGCGCGCATGGACCGGGCGTTGGCGCAGGACAGCCTGTCGGCCGGAGATCGCGGCATCGTCGCCGCACTCAGGGATATCGCCGCCGACGACAGCCTGACCGGCGAGGCCGAAAAAGCCATCAGGGGCGGCAATGATGCTGTTTCGGCCGTCATCACCGCCGCCTCTACCATCGCCGCCGATTTCAGCGCCGTCGACGACCATTATCTCAATGCGCGGGCCGACGATGTCCATGCCGTCGGGCGGCAGATCTGCCTGGTGCTGCTGGGCCAAGACGACGTCAGCCTGGAAAATATTCCCGAAGGCGCCATTCTCATCGCCGACGACATCGGCGCCTGGGATCTGGCGCGCGCGCCGCTGAAACGCATCGGCGGGGTGGTTTGCGGCCATGGCGGCGCCACCTCCCACATCGCCATCATCGCCCGCTCGCATGGCATTCCGGCGGTGCTGGGCCTCGGCAACCAGATCAATGCCCTGCGTGCCGCCCAAGAGGTGGCGCTCGATGGCAATAGCGGCCAGGTGATCGTCGACCCCGATGCGGCGGTGCGCGCCAATTTCGCCGGCCGCGTCGAAGCGGCGGCAAAGGAGCGTGCCGGGCTTAGCGTCTTCAAGACGGTGACGCCGAAGCGCGCCGACGGCAAGGTTATCGAGGTCGCCGCCAATATCGGCTCGCTGGAAGAGATCGAGGCGGCGCAGGAAGCCGGCGCGATGGGTGTCGGCCTGTTCCGAACCGAGCTTCTGTTCATGCGCCATATGCATCTTCCCTCGGAGGACATGCAGGCCGAGACCTATGCGGCGCTGGCCAAGGCCTTCGCACCCTACCCGGTCATCGTGCGCACGCTCGACATCGGCGGCGACAAGCCGATTGCCGGCATCGAATTCCCCGACGAGGAGAATCCTTTCCTCGGCTGGCGCGGCATCCGCATGTGCCTCGACCGGCCCGATATCTTCAAGCGCCAGCTCAGGGCGCTGCTCCGGGCAGCCGTGCACGGCAACATCAAGGTGATGCTGCCGATGGTGTCCGATATTTCCGAAGTCACGCGCACCCGCGCACTGGTCGATGAATGCGCCGCCGAGCTGAAGGCCGAAGGCGTACCTTACGCAACGTTCGACCTCGGCGTGATGATCGAGACCCCGGCCGCCGTGCTGATCGCGCCGGCGCTGGCAAAAGAAGTGGCCTTCTTCTCGATCGGCACCAACGACCTGACCCAGTACATCATGGCCGCCGACAGGCTGAACCCTACGGTGGCCAAGCTCAACGACGTCACCAATCCGGCCGTCATGTCGGCGATCGAGCTGACGGCCAAGGCCGGCGTCGCCGCCGGCATCATGGTCGGCATGTGCGGTGAGGCTGCCGGGCGGCCGGATCTCATTCCCACCTTCGTCGAGATGGGACTGACCGAACTTTCGATGAGCCCGGCCTCGATCCAGCGCGCCAAGAAGACCATCACGGCCATGGCCGGGGACTAA
- a CDS encoding DUF930 domain-containing protein: protein MNGKIREWVRSWRWALVASLILHALIAGFLFFGLPRSEQQPDQQEQPVNVAIVPPPETPKPKPAPKPPEPKPEKKAEKPPEQKPPPEPPKPPNDEVLKRVFQYGQKDTGPEKSLDGSSAKPNTPSPAKDEAAKPPVAPAPTQPVPAATPQQKAEPSKPDEKPATVAPVERPAQSEEKQAAEDTDKQPPEVAPQPAEKQAVVTPKPLEAETGGKPAPPASAEKAKPKPSKPMKFKSARALKAPGGNAGKPGSTNNEVAGSPVYSGLPGVRKLYSQGATGNAFATSSMENVPRDQRIANLCANVLNQELQQADYSPKWLPTIPLKAGNVLSRPEAAFSTMTTWYQLSFRCEVDTEATRVLSFNFRVGPVIPRSQWPRPL from the coding sequence ATGAACGGCAAGATACGAGAATGGGTTCGCAGTTGGCGATGGGCCTTGGTCGCATCGCTGATCCTGCATGCCTTGATCGCAGGGTTCTTGTTCTTTGGCCTGCCGAGATCCGAGCAGCAGCCGGATCAGCAGGAACAGCCCGTCAATGTCGCGATCGTGCCGCCGCCCGAGACGCCTAAGCCGAAACCTGCGCCAAAGCCACCGGAGCCGAAACCTGAGAAGAAGGCTGAAAAGCCGCCTGAACAAAAGCCGCCTCCGGAACCGCCGAAACCACCAAACGACGAGGTTCTGAAGCGCGTTTTCCAATACGGCCAGAAAGATACCGGGCCGGAGAAATCACTCGACGGTAGCAGCGCCAAGCCCAACACGCCGTCGCCGGCCAAGGATGAGGCGGCGAAGCCGCCTGTAGCACCCGCGCCGACCCAGCCCGTCCCGGCTGCAACGCCACAGCAGAAGGCGGAGCCCAGCAAGCCTGACGAGAAGCCGGCGACCGTTGCGCCGGTTGAAAGGCCCGCGCAAAGCGAGGAGAAGCAGGCGGCCGAGGATACTGACAAACAGCCGCCGGAGGTCGCACCGCAACCCGCCGAAAAGCAAGCGGTCGTGACGCCAAAGCCATTGGAGGCTGAGACCGGTGGTAAGCCGGCGCCTCCAGCCTCGGCCGAAAAGGCAAAGCCCAAACCTTCAAAGCCTATGAAGTTCAAATCCGCAAGAGCCTTGAAGGCCCCAGGCGGGAATGCAGGGAAGCCAGGTTCGACGAACAACGAGGTTGCGGGATCGCCGGTCTATTCCGGCCTTCCGGGCGTTAGAAAGCTTTACTCGCAGGGGGCAACCGGCAATGCGTTCGCCACAAGCTCCATGGAGAACGTGCCGCGCGATCAGCGCATTGCCAACCTTTGCGCCAACGTACTGAACCAGGAATTGCAGCAGGCCGACTATTCTCCCAAATGGCTGCCAACCATTCCGCTTAAGGCAGGCAACGTTCTCAGCCGACCGGAGGCCGCCTTCAGCACGATGACCACTTGGTACCAGCTGAGCTTCCGGTGCGAGGTCGACACCGAGGCGACGAGGGTCTTGTCGTTCAACTTCCGTGTCGGCCCTGTGATCCCACGCAGCCAATGGCCGCGGCCTCTTTAG
- the srlA gene encoding PTS glucitol/sorbitol transporter subunit IIC, producing the protein MSVFSLLAQHADMAVHNLHVAGAMVSDAALHGKLAVEHASDHLVVLAQADSGPITVDQFKEKLKEVQQEEQLGWLTAIGKYFIGIFQKGGEVFAGFVTGIIPTLVVLMTAFYAVTELVGEERVHGLARGAGRIALTRYTLLPLLAVFFLTNPMAYTFGSFLEEKHKPAFYDAAVSYVHPPLGLFPHINPGEYFVWGGILVALLELEKKGAVVAGYHVKVAIWYAIVGLVVILLKGMLTERITAIMARRQGVEL; encoded by the coding sequence ATGTCTGTATTTTCGTTGTTGGCGCAGCATGCCGACATGGCCGTGCACAATCTGCATGTCGCAGGTGCCATGGTCTCGGATGCTGCTTTGCATGGCAAGCTCGCCGTCGAGCATGCCTCCGACCATCTCGTTGTCCTCGCACAGGCGGACAGCGGACCGATCACCGTCGATCAGTTCAAGGAAAAGCTGAAAGAGGTCCAGCAGGAAGAGCAGCTCGGCTGGCTGACCGCCATCGGCAAATACTTCATCGGCATCTTCCAGAAGGGCGGCGAAGTGTTCGCCGGCTTCGTCACCGGCATCATTCCGACGCTGGTGGTGCTGATGACCGCCTTCTACGCCGTCACCGAGCTGGTCGGCGAAGAACGCGTGCACGGCCTGGCGCGCGGCGCCGGCCGTATCGCGCTGACGCGCTACACGCTGCTGCCGCTGCTGGCGGTGTTCTTCCTCACCAATCCGATGGCCTATACGTTCGGATCGTTCCTGGAAGAAAAGCACAAGCCGGCCTTCTATGACGCGGCCGTGTCCTACGTGCATCCGCCGCTTGGCCTGTTCCCGCACATCAATCCCGGCGAATATTTCGTCTGGGGCGGCATTCTCGTCGCGCTTCTGGAGCTGGAAAAGAAGGGTGCGGTCGTTGCCGGTTACCACGTCAAGGTGGCGATCTGGTACGCCATCGTCGGCCTCGTCGTCATCCTGCTCAAGGGCATGCTGACCGAGCGCATCACCGCCATCATGGCACGCCGCCAGGGCGTCGAGCTGTAA
- a CDS encoding PTS glucitol/sorbitol transporter subunit IIA, protein MTVLLRTRVTAIGPEVADLAEGGVVILFADGSPPELAEVSVLHKMEHGPSDGAPQKGASITLGDVSATITAVGSSAWSKVLEMGHVVISFSGASEAERPGEICASQVDTQALVAALKTDAIITIAA, encoded by the coding sequence ATGACGGTTCTGTTGAGAACACGGGTCACAGCCATCGGACCCGAAGTGGCGGACCTTGCCGAAGGGGGCGTGGTCATCCTGTTCGCGGATGGCTCGCCGCCGGAGCTCGCCGAGGTTTCCGTGCTCCACAAGATGGAGCACGGACCCAGCGACGGCGCGCCCCAGAAGGGCGCGTCGATCACCCTTGGCGATGTTTCCGCGACCATAACCGCGGTCGGCTCCAGCGCATGGAGCAAGGTCCTCGAGATGGGCCACGTCGTCATCTCCTTCAGCGGCGCCAGCGAGGCCGAGAGGCCGGGCGAGATCTGTGCTTCGCAGGTCGATACACAAGCGCTCGTGGCCGCCCTGAAGACAGACGCGATCATCACCATCGCCGCCTGA
- a CDS encoding transcriptional regulator GutM, translating into MAIWQWGLLLLVIVWALQSLGVWLQMRHYSDVFRGVTDQYKDGFVGAGNFRGRLAKGTIALVVVTPDLVVRRVMVMSGRSVFTKFKRFQEFEGVALDRLRSNPAIMGEGEPGVAEAVKRAIEQIDKARSEPGKKPGLSGLNVARA; encoded by the coding sequence ATGGCGATTTGGCAGTGGGGACTGCTTCTGCTGGTTATTGTGTGGGCGCTGCAGTCGCTCGGCGTCTGGCTGCAGATGCGGCACTATTCGGATGTCTTCCGCGGTGTCACCGACCAGTACAAGGATGGCTTTGTCGGAGCCGGCAATTTTCGCGGCCGGCTGGCCAAGGGCACCATCGCGCTGGTCGTGGTGACGCCTGACCTGGTCGTGCGCCGCGTGATGGTGATGAGCGGCCGTTCCGTCTTCACCAAATTCAAGAGATTTCAGGAATTCGAGGGCGTTGCCCTCGATCGACTCCGGTCCAACCCTGCAATCATGGGGGAGGGGGAACCCGGTGTGGCCGAGGCCGTGAAGCGCGCGATCGAGCAGATCGACAAAGCACGGTCGGAGCCGGGGAAGAAGCCGGGCCTATCCGGTTTGAACGTAGCAAGGGCCTAA
- a CDS encoding HAD family hydrolase, protein MARPRPIIFDCDGVLVDSEPLAARAYERVYEKHGMPGVHGGIIAQCVGMKQSDIIIRIKELTGHQFPASAASDIWAETKILFSEELKPTLGIAAFLETLEGDRCVASSSSVERINHSLAVTGLAGFFGDAIYSSSMVKNGKPAPDIFLFAAARMGANPADCIVIEDSPFGIQGAVAAGMTAIGYTGGGHTYAEHGARLMAAGADFVCADWQEVSRQLSGLGVPA, encoded by the coding sequence GTGGCGCGACCAAGGCCCATCATTTTCGATTGCGACGGCGTCCTCGTCGACAGTGAGCCGCTGGCCGCCAGGGCCTATGAGCGCGTCTATGAAAAGCACGGCATGCCGGGCGTCCATGGCGGCATCATCGCCCAGTGCGTCGGCATGAAGCAGTCCGACATCATCATCCGAATCAAAGAGTTAACCGGCCACCAGTTTCCCGCTTCGGCGGCCAGCGACATCTGGGCCGAGACCAAGATCCTGTTCTCCGAGGAATTGAAGCCGACACTAGGAATTGCCGCGTTCTTGGAAACGCTCGAGGGCGACCGCTGCGTTGCCTCGTCATCGTCGGTCGAGCGCATCAACCACAGCCTTGCCGTCACTGGTCTGGCAGGGTTTTTCGGCGACGCGATCTACAGTTCCTCGATGGTCAAGAACGGCAAGCCCGCGCCGGACATCTTCCTGTTCGCCGCCGCCAGGATGGGCGCCAATCCGGCGGACTGTATCGTCATTGAGGATTCGCCCTTCGGCATCCAGGGCGCGGTCGCCGCCGGCATGACGGCGATCGGCTACACCGGCGGCGGCCATACCTATGCCGAGCATGGCGCGCGGCTGATGGCGGCCGGCGCCGATTTCGTCTGCGCCGACTGGCAAGAAGTTAGCCGGCAATTGTCTGGACTCGGCGTGCCCGCCTAA
- a CDS encoding 5'/3'-nucleotidase SurE: protein MRILICNDDGIEAPGLARLVNAVTGLSDDVWVVAPDGKRTAAGSSLTIARPLTMRRVKPNWYSCSGTPADCVVSAMTWLFADEKKPDLVLSGVNDGRNVAEDLAYSGTLGIAREATFWGVPAIGFSRVKNPDFTDGDDHWLGTLIASLWQSRGDWTSEGHWLSVNLPTSLPAEIRQPRIGRDKIGRTAEILESDADRTVITVPRGRAHASEPGDENAAIDAGFVSINRLNWFGETRLDERFLDGIPSQRQAG from the coding sequence ATGAGAATCCTGATCTGCAATGATGACGGCATCGAAGCGCCGGGACTTGCCCGTCTCGTCAACGCGGTCACCGGTCTGAGCGATGATGTCTGGGTGGTGGCGCCCGATGGCAAGCGCACCGCCGCCGGGTCGTCGCTGACGATCGCGAGACCTTTGACGATGCGGCGCGTCAAGCCGAACTGGTACTCCTGCTCCGGCACCCCGGCCGATTGCGTGGTGAGTGCGATGACATGGCTGTTTGCCGATGAGAAGAAGCCGGACCTCGTGCTGTCGGGCGTCAATGACGGCCGCAACGTCGCCGAAGACCTCGCCTATTCAGGCACGCTCGGCATTGCGCGGGAAGCGACCTTCTGGGGCGTCCCGGCGATCGGCTTTTCGCGTGTGAAGAATCCTGATTTTACCGATGGCGACGACCACTGGCTCGGCACGTTGATTGCTTCATTGTGGCAATCGCGCGGGGATTGGACGAGCGAGGGACATTGGCTCAGCGTCAACCTGCCGACTTCGCTGCCGGCCGAAATCCGGCAGCCGCGCATCGGCCGTGACAAGATTGGCCGCACCGCCGAAATTCTGGAAAGCGATGCCGATCGCACCGTCATTACCGTGCCGCGCGGTCGTGCCCATGCAAGCGAGCCGGGCGACGAGAACGCGGCGATCGATGCCGGCTTTGTCAGCATCAACCGGCTGAACTGGTTTGGCGAAACGCGGCTGGACGAACGGTTTCTCGACGGGATCCCGAGCCAGCGGCAAGCTGGCTGA
- a CDS encoding FGGY-family carbohydrate kinase, whose product MMPLVIGIDIGTSGARAVAMRPDFSIAGQSAVRLDTFSQDPRAPSAWWQAVQAALTELLSGIDRATVRAIAIDGTSGTLLPVDVAGRPLAEPLMYNDKVADDGILAAIAREAPEASAAHGATSGLAKALLFQHLPGIAAVQHQADWIAANLSGRFDVSDENNALKTGYDVEARRWPDWIAATGMHMDLLPRVVEPGDITGTLTPAMADLFGLPRDVAVVAGTTDGCASFLATGATAIGDGVTALGSSLTIKILSDRPISAPRFGIYSHRLGDTWLAGGASNSGGKVLAQHFPLARIIELSAAIDPTTETGLDYYPLSTAGERFPIADPALPPRLTPRPADDADYLKAMLEGMAAIEALGYGRLAELGAPALTSVRSVGGGAANPAWTAIRQRKLGVDFLPTLSDEAAAGTARLALKGAAKAGLA is encoded by the coding sequence ATGATGCCTCTTGTCATCGGCATCGACATCGGCACGTCGGGCGCGCGCGCCGTCGCCATGCGTCCGGACTTTTCCATTGCCGGCCAGTCCGCTGTCCGCCTCGACACGTTCAGCCAGGATCCACGCGCGCCCTCGGCATGGTGGCAAGCGGTCCAGGCGGCGCTGACGGAGCTGCTTTCAGGCATCGACCGCGCCACGGTTCGCGCCATCGCCATCGACGGCACGTCGGGCACGCTGCTGCCGGTCGACGTCGCCGGGCGGCCGCTGGCGGAACCGCTGATGTACAACGACAAGGTCGCCGACGACGGTATCCTGGCCGCGATCGCGCGCGAGGCACCGGAGGCTAGCGCCGCCCACGGGGCGACGTCGGGCCTCGCCAAGGCTTTGCTGTTCCAGCATCTGCCCGGCATCGCGGCGGTGCAGCACCAGGCCGACTGGATTGCCGCAAACCTGTCCGGCCGCTTCGATGTCAGCGACGAGAACAACGCGCTGAAGACGGGCTATGACGTCGAGGCCCGGCGCTGGCCGGACTGGATCGCGGCCACCGGCATGCACATGGACTTGCTGCCGCGCGTGGTCGAGCCCGGCGATATCACCGGCACCCTCACCCCAGCCATGGCGGATCTGTTCGGCCTGCCGCGCGACGTGGCCGTGGTTGCCGGCACCACCGACGGCTGCGCCTCGTTCCTGGCGACCGGCGCCACGGCCATCGGCGACGGCGTCACCGCACTGGGATCCTCGCTGACCATCAAGATCCTGTCCGACCGGCCGATCTCGGCGCCGCGCTTCGGCATCTACAGCCATCGCCTCGGCGACACCTGGCTGGCGGGCGGCGCCTCGAATTCCGGCGGCAAGGTACTGGCCCAGCATTTTCCGCTCGCGCGGATCATCGAACTCAGCGCGGCGATCGACCCTACGACCGAGACTGGCCTCGATTACTATCCGCTGAGCACAGCGGGCGAACGGTTCCCGATCGCCGATCCAGCATTGCCGCCGCGCCTCACCCCTAGGCCGGCAGACGACGCCGACTATCTCAAGGCGATGTTGGAGGGCATGGCCGCGATCGAGGCGCTCGGCTACGGCAGACTGGCGGAGCTTGGCGCACCTGCGCTGACATCGGTCAGGAGCGTCGGCGGCGGCGCGGCGAATCCGGCATGGACGGCGATCCGGCAGCGCAAGCTCGGCGTCGATTTCCTGCCCACGCTCTCCGACGAGGCTGCAGCCGGCACCGCCAGGCTGGCGCTGAAGGGCGCGGCCAAGGCAGGGCTGGCATGA
- a CDS encoding TIGR01459 family HAD-type hydrolase, protein MSAKRIERLDGIAPLAERYQVFLLDQFGVLHDGQAPYPGAVAALSALKHAGKTVVLISNSGKRARPNEERLLKLGFVAGSWDHFVSSGEVAWRSFNDMAASGRLRPGTKCLLISRDNDRTAIDGLPFVLTEAGEDAELVLISASEGDRYDLDHYRRLLAAAAARQVPCFCTNPDRIMLTAVGPRFGAGELADLYESLGGSVTRIGKPYPAIFDAALALAGAPNRDSVVCVGDSVEHDIAGGNGAGVATALVLSGILADTSDLAAVFDEQQAWPDYITASFSFR, encoded by the coding sequence ATGAGCGCGAAAAGGATCGAACGTCTCGACGGCATCGCGCCGCTGGCTGAGCGTTATCAGGTTTTCCTGCTCGACCAGTTCGGCGTGCTGCATGACGGCCAGGCCCCTTATCCCGGCGCGGTGGCGGCATTGTCGGCGCTGAAGCACGCCGGCAAGACAGTGGTGCTGATTTCCAATTCCGGCAAGCGTGCCAGGCCCAACGAGGAGCGCCTGCTCAAGCTCGGCTTCGTCGCCGGAAGCTGGGACCATTTTGTGTCCTCCGGCGAGGTGGCATGGCGCTCCTTCAATGACATGGCGGCATCGGGAAGGCTGCGGCCCGGGACAAAATGCCTGCTGATCAGCCGCGACAACGACCGCACGGCGATCGACGGCCTGCCCTTTGTGCTGACCGAGGCCGGCGAAGACGCCGAACTGGTGCTGATCTCGGCCAGCGAGGGCGACCGTTACGACCTCGACCATTACCGCAGGCTGCTGGCCGCGGCAGCGGCACGGCAGGTGCCATGCTTCTGCACCAATCCCGACAGGATCATGCTGACAGCGGTCGGACCCCGCTTCGGCGCCGGGGAACTCGCCGATCTCTATGAAAGCCTTGGCGGCAGCGTCACCCGCATCGGCAAGCCCTATCCGGCGATTTTCGACGCCGCGCTGGCGCTGGCCGGCGCGCCGAACCGTGACAGCGTGGTTTGCGTCGGCGACAGCGTCGAGCACGACATAGCGGGCGGAAATGGCGCCGGCGTCGCCACGGCGCTGGTGCTGAGCGGAATCCTGGCCGACACATCGGATCTTGCCGCCGTTTTCGACGAGCAGCAGGCCTGGCCGGACTACATCACGGCTTCCTTCAGCTTCCGCTGA
- a CDS encoding sugar-binding transcriptional regulator yields the protein MGRRRQTGEGRADEGRIGAGATEQVASESRTDRLRIRAAWMYFVEQMTQNEIADVLGVGRVTIVRMLAEARARNEVKITIESELLEIVRLERALERTFGLQQALVAPLTAANADPIPAIAAKTGMFLSDAMKSGMRVGVGWGVTLFHTLPFISAKSLTDFSVISLLGGVGVARRVNPAEFAWRFAQIFQGDGYLMPTPAVVDSVETKIALVERCGLQEIFEMADALDAVLLSVGGIASATTFSRGGFLKEADREALLARGAVGDLLFHFYDRNGDLVDHPVNSHVMSVDVDRLRKAPIRILTSGGEEKTAALLGAMNLIAPTILITDEESARRMLDAVSGS from the coding sequence TTGGGCAGGCGACGACAAACCGGAGAGGGGCGGGCCGACGAGGGGCGGATAGGAGCCGGAGCGACCGAGCAGGTCGCCAGCGAGAGCCGGACGGATCGCCTCAGGATCCGCGCCGCCTGGATGTATTTCGTCGAGCAGATGACGCAGAACGAGATCGCCGACGTGCTCGGCGTCGGCCGCGTCACCATCGTGCGCATGCTGGCGGAGGCCCGCGCGCGCAACGAGGTGAAGATCACCATCGAGAGCGAGCTCCTGGAGATCGTGCGGCTGGAGCGTGCGCTCGAAAGGACCTTCGGCCTGCAGCAGGCGCTCGTGGCGCCGCTGACGGCGGCCAATGCCGATCCGATCCCGGCAATCGCCGCCAAGACCGGCATGTTCCTGTCCGATGCGATGAAATCGGGCATGCGGGTCGGTGTCGGCTGGGGTGTAACGCTGTTCCACACTTTGCCGTTCATCAGCGCCAAGTCGCTGACCGATTTCAGCGTGATATCGCTGCTTGGCGGTGTTGGCGTCGCGCGCCGGGTCAACCCGGCCGAGTTCGCCTGGCGCTTCGCCCAGATCTTCCAGGGTGACGGCTATCTGATGCCGACACCGGCCGTCGTCGACAGCGTCGAGACCAAGATCGCGCTGGTCGAGCGCTGCGGCCTGCAGGAGATTTTCGAAATGGCCGACGCGCTCGATGCCGTCCTGCTGAGCGTTGGCGGCATCGCTTCGGCCACCACCTTCTCGCGCGGCGGCTTTCTCAAGGAAGCGGACCGGGAGGCCCTGCTTGCGCGTGGCGCGGTCGGCGACCTTCTATTCCATTTCTATGACCGCAACGGCGACCTGGTCGACCATCCCGTCAATAGCCATGTGATGTCGGTGGATGTCGATCGCCTGCGCAAGGCGCCGATCCGCATCCTCACTTCCGGCGGCGAGGAGAAGACAGCGGCGCTGCTCGGCGCCATGAACCTGATCGCGCCGACGATCCTGATCACCGACGAGGAAAGCGCAAGGCGCATGCTCGATGCGGTCAGCGGAAGCTGA